In Treponema denticola, one genomic interval encodes:
- a CDS encoding ABC transporter ATP-binding protein, whose translation MEKSDTKLNLFNNIFYYLGVWLKTFPAGIFFMLISVPIRIFMIYQTILIPKTIILGIETGAEAKAILLSILTAGLLITACKIIIQILETKLMALGSRPLFHIYSVPVNKKMFELNYQTLISPEVQTKITKVKNIVMTGSSGGPFHFFGLNLSFLLTAIAGAFFFSSGIISIDLILLFIVLASGTVNLLYGIYTGKYTQKNMEDRGDDEKKESYILTTSEDRRFAKDIRLYKMKDWLIKNFEHYHGRVKKFLRAESNVQAGGKILNALMIFIRDVFAYIYLIYQLNAGTIAVSQFVFLIGLVMEFSKWMDAIVLQISNLIIFNSELSQIRIFLNTPDEKTGGELTVNDTNEKPSIEFKNLSFRYSENAAWIFKDFNLKIDAGEKLALVGINGAGKTTLMHLLMGLLEPTEGSVLIDGKNSTDFKKTEYYNLFSPVFQDINIFPETFAANIAGTENINEEKLKDAINSSGLNEMVSSLPNGSQTILVKESNDEAIDLSGGQNQRMLLARALYKNAKINILDEPTAALDPIAESKIYEEYDAMSKEKTSIFISHRLASTKFCDRIILLEHGKIIEEGTHNELMNQNKTYRNMYDVQSKDYRQV comes from the coding sequence ATGGAAAAAAGCGATACAAAATTAAACCTTTTTAACAATATCTTCTATTATTTAGGAGTTTGGTTAAAAACCTTTCCGGCAGGTATTTTCTTTATGCTTATTTCGGTGCCTATCCGCATTTTTATGATTTATCAAACCATTCTTATCCCGAAAACCATTATATTGGGTATTGAAACCGGAGCAGAGGCTAAGGCGATTTTACTTTCCATATTGACGGCAGGGCTTTTGATAACAGCCTGTAAAATTATCATACAGATACTTGAAACAAAACTGATGGCTCTCGGCTCCCGCCCTCTATTCCATATTTATTCGGTACCTGTAAATAAAAAAATGTTTGAGCTTAACTATCAAACCCTTATTTCTCCCGAAGTGCAAACAAAAATAACCAAGGTAAAAAACATAGTCATGACGGGAAGCTCGGGCGGTCCCTTTCATTTTTTCGGACTTAATTTATCCTTTCTTTTAACCGCAATTGCAGGAGCTTTTTTCTTCAGTTCAGGTATTATAAGCATCGACTTAATTCTTCTATTTATTGTCTTGGCTTCAGGAACCGTAAATTTACTGTACGGAATCTATACGGGAAAATACACACAAAAAAACATGGAAGACCGCGGTGATGACGAAAAAAAAGAGAGCTACATTCTTACAACGTCGGAAGACAGACGCTTTGCAAAAGACATCCGCCTTTATAAAATGAAAGATTGGCTGATCAAAAACTTTGAACACTATCACGGGCGAGTAAAAAAATTTTTGAGGGCAGAATCAAATGTACAGGCAGGAGGAAAAATTCTAAATGCCTTAATGATTTTTATAAGAGATGTTTTTGCCTATATTTACTTAATTTATCAATTAAACGCCGGAACCATTGCCGTTTCTCAATTTGTTTTTCTTATCGGCTTGGTCATGGAATTCTCAAAATGGATGGACGCTATTGTTCTTCAAATAAGTAACCTCATTATATTTAACAGCGAATTAAGTCAAATAAGAATTTTCTTGAACACTCCCGATGAAAAAACAGGCGGAGAGCTTACCGTAAATGATACGAACGAAAAACCTTCAATCGAATTTAAAAATCTTTCTTTTAGATATTCGGAAAACGCAGCATGGATTTTTAAAGACTTTAATTTAAAAATTGACGCAGGAGAAAAGTTAGCTCTTGTCGGTATCAACGGAGCGGGAAAAACAACGCTTATGCACCTTTTAATGGGGCTTTTAGAACCCACCGAAGGCTCCGTATTAATTGACGGAAAAAACAGCACGGACTTTAAAAAGACGGAATACTATAATTTGTTTTCTCCGGTATTTCAAGATATAAATATTTTTCCGGAAACTTTTGCAGCCAATATTGCCGGAACGGAAAATATAAATGAAGAAAAATTAAAAGATGCAATTAATTCGAGCGGTTTAAATGAAATGGTTTCAAGTCTCCCGAATGGCAGCCAAACTATTTTAGTAAAAGAAAGCAATGATGAAGCAATCGATTTATCCGGCGGACAAAATCAAAGGATGCTGCTCGCCAGAGCTCTTTATAAAAATGCAAAAATAAATATTCTGGATGAACCGACAGCAGCCCTTGACCCGATTGCGGAAAGTAAAATATATGAAGAGTATGATGCAATGAGTAAAGAAAAAACTTCTATTTTTATTTCGCACAGACTCGCATCTACAAAATTTTGTGACAGGATTATTTTACTGGAACACGGAAAAATAATAGAAGAAGGCACTCATAATGAACTTATGAATCAAAATAAAACATACAGAAACATGTATGATGTTCAAAGTAAGGATTATAGGCAAGTCTAA
- a CDS encoding ABC transporter ATP-binding protein, whose translation MKRLKRFFRMFFYVEKIERGLMWNSIFFNIIEAIRPFCLLYLSKIIIETVTSQRLPSEVLRSTLILLAAFMVLSIISGILEKRFMYHYKCFSKKHTMEKALKVLRLNFELTEQNEFQNDLNSIKQFERFIVFSHGDFIKNTGTCIAGFIGAGIALYFFIGLFNPQGFMGLSGAFINSAFLILLIAFNIISFYLSKYIYKKFGEHISGEVKKSARYIKSYMNLIYDYRTGKDIRLYDKALAEKYTGTYLAMQKSTHDFMAKFFSRTVGAAKLLEGSLLVLVFLFVGLKAVYGSIALSEVFFFIGAINVFSTQINLTLDGLTILVPSDKSREKLLNFLDIDEKKYSGKLSIKKDEPIVFELKNISFKYPDRDKYALKNINLKIDSSQKLAMVGKNGSGKTTLIKLLVRLYEPTEGEILLNGVNIKEYDYDEYIDTFSVVFQDFKLLSLKLGENVSASSSYDEKKVADALSKTGMEAFYKKHGGEAYLYQNFDIGGIEASGGEAQKIAMARAIYHGGKIFILDEPTAALDPISEAEIYSHFDNITSKNTAIYISHRLSSCKFCDKIAVMDEGSLVQYGNHNELVSDINGKYYELWNAQAKYYQEDETQDKSF comes from the coding sequence ATGAAGAGGCTTAAAAGATTTTTTAGAATGTTTTTTTATGTTGAAAAAATAGAAAGGGGGCTAATGTGGAACAGCATCTTTTTTAATATAATAGAGGCCATACGGCCTTTTTGCCTCCTTTATTTATCCAAGATAATCATTGAAACGGTAACATCACAAAGATTACCTAGTGAAGTTTTAAGATCGACTCTTATTCTTTTAGCGGCATTTATGGTTTTATCGATAATTTCAGGAATATTGGAAAAACGCTTTATGTACCATTATAAGTGTTTTTCTAAAAAACATACTATGGAAAAAGCTCTTAAAGTTTTAAGATTAAATTTTGAACTTACCGAGCAAAACGAATTTCAAAACGATTTAAATTCAATCAAGCAATTTGAACGCTTTATAGTTTTTTCTCATGGTGATTTTATAAAAAACACAGGTACCTGTATAGCCGGATTTATAGGAGCAGGCATCGCCCTATATTTTTTTATAGGCCTTTTTAATCCCCAAGGCTTTATGGGCCTTTCAGGAGCATTTATAAATTCAGCCTTTTTAATTCTTTTGATAGCCTTTAATATAATTTCTTTTTATTTATCAAAATATATTTATAAAAAATTCGGAGAACATATTTCGGGAGAAGTCAAAAAAAGTGCCCGTTATATAAAATCTTATATGAATTTAATTTATGATTATAGGACGGGAAAGGATATTAGATTATATGATAAGGCCTTAGCCGAAAAGTATACAGGCACCTATCTTGCAATGCAAAAAAGCACTCATGATTTTATGGCGAAGTTTTTTTCCCGTACTGTCGGAGCAGCCAAACTCCTCGAAGGCTCTCTTTTAGTTTTAGTTTTCTTATTTGTAGGTTTAAAAGCCGTTTACGGTTCCATCGCCTTGAGCGAAGTGTTTTTTTTCATAGGAGCTATAAATGTTTTTTCTACTCAAATAAATTTAACATTGGACGGATTAACAATCCTAGTTCCTTCGGATAAGTCCCGAGAAAAATTATTAAACTTCCTCGATATAGACGAAAAAAAATACTCAGGAAAACTTTCCATAAAAAAAGACGAACCCATTGTGTTTGAATTAAAAAATATAAGTTTTAAATATCCCGACCGGGATAAATATGCCCTTAAAAATATAAACCTAAAAATAGATTCAAGTCAAAAACTTGCAATGGTCGGTAAAAACGGATCGGGAAAAACCACTCTTATCAAATTGCTTGTAAGGCTCTACGAACCGACTGAAGGAGAAATACTTTTAAACGGAGTAAACATAAAAGAATATGATTATGATGAGTACATAGATACATTCTCGGTTGTCTTTCAAGACTTTAAATTATTATCGCTTAAATTAGGCGAAAATGTTTCCGCATCAAGTTCGTATGATGAAAAAAAAGTTGCCGATGCTCTTTCAAAAACTGGAATGGAAGCTTTTTATAAAAAACATGGAGGCGAAGCCTATCTATATCAAAACTTTGACATAGGCGGAATTGAAGCCTCCGGCGGAGAAGCTCAAAAAATTGCAATGGCACGCGCAATTTATCACGGAGGCAAAATCTTTATTTTGGATGAACCTACGGCAGCCCTCGACCCTATTTCGGAAGCAGAGATTTATTCTCATTTTGATAATATAACTTCAAAAAATACTGCAATCTATATTTCGCACCGGCTTTCATCTTGTAAATTCTGCGATAAAATTGCCGTCATGGATGAAGGCAGTCTTGTTCAATACGGAAATCATAACGAGCTCGTTTCCGATATAAACGGCAAGTACTATGAACTTTGGAATGCACAAGCAAAATACTATCAAGAGGACGAAACTCAGGACAAAAGTTTTTAA
- a CDS encoding 6-hydroxymethylpterin diphosphokinase MptE-like protein: protein MTANNEKPELIPIDSGFSVLYKGKHLYSKRSPQKNILQLISSIVIQNETLVLCVSPVLGYGLKELLEKLPTDSFALALEADEKLLKLSKNKIDKNILEDSKFLYTGTDSVNILLSRLDNFIKGKKIRRVIRIDFSGGAALNQSFYSQAFDFISQYISQIWINRLTLIQFGRNYARNFFKNYYSILRSIVKSPDKSSALNMNSYFGSLIEKSVNRPIVVIGAGPSLDSSIEFIKENRNRLFVLAVDAVFAGLYPEIRPDAVVLLESQYWIQKAFIGITDLDIPIIADLTSNPSLLVKLNGNKAFFFTDYSAQDSLASSFFSVLKEKNILPLKLEAMGSVGLAALALAERLAFDGLPIFHTGLDFSWGQGFSHSKLSYQVKNIFSDISKIKSLYTGESLFPNKLSFEKGKNGSLVFTSPNLKNYGELYKNLFASKENFFDIGQSGLELNSKKISFNTAKKIIDDFYSCGGVVDLSYEASCSINKNNDKKNFISYDYADKEKTIKDFLISEKEKLLRLKDIFTGKINSSDAEIKTLLLSMPYLYLHFPDYNSLSETLLDKHFLSRVRIEIEYFLKIHLTNENFIN from the coding sequence ATGACTGCAAATAATGAAAAACCTGAGCTCATTCCGATTGACTCAGGTTTTTCGGTTTTATACAAGGGCAAGCACTTATATTCAAAACGCTCACCACAAAAAAATATCCTACAATTAATTTCTTCTATTGTAATTCAAAATGAAACATTGGTTCTTTGTGTATCTCCGGTTTTAGGATACGGATTAAAAGAGCTTTTAGAAAAGCTCCCGACGGATTCTTTTGCCCTCGCTTTGGAAGCTGATGAAAAACTGTTGAAGCTTTCAAAAAATAAAATCGATAAAAATATTTTAGAAGATTCTAAATTTCTATATACGGGGACGGATTCGGTAAATATCTTATTAAGCCGGCTTGATAATTTTATTAAAGGAAAAAAAATTAGACGCGTTATAAGAATAGATTTTTCGGGAGGAGCGGCTTTAAATCAATCCTTTTATTCTCAAGCCTTTGATTTTATCTCTCAATATATTTCGCAAATATGGATTAACCGATTAACGCTAATTCAATTCGGCAGAAATTATGCCCGTAATTTTTTTAAAAACTATTATTCGATTTTACGCTCTATTGTAAAGAGCCCTGATAAAAGTTCGGCTTTAAATATGAATTCTTATTTCGGTTCTTTAATTGAAAAATCGGTTAATAGACCTATTGTTGTAATAGGAGCAGGCCCGTCTCTTGATTCTTCCATTGAATTTATAAAAGAAAATAGGAATAGGCTTTTTGTTCTTGCAGTCGATGCTGTTTTTGCAGGGCTTTATCCCGAAATAAGACCTGACGCTGTTGTTTTGCTTGAGTCGCAATATTGGATTCAAAAAGCCTTTATCGGTATTACGGATTTAGATATTCCCATTATCGCGGATTTGACATCGAACCCTTCTTTGCTTGTAAAGCTAAATGGAAATAAGGCTTTTTTCTTTACCGATTATTCCGCTCAAGATTCCTTGGCAAGTTCTTTTTTTTCAGTCTTAAAAGAAAAAAATATTTTACCTTTAAAACTTGAAGCCATGGGCTCGGTGGGGCTTGCTGCCTTAGCCCTTGCTGAAAGATTGGCTTTTGACGGCCTTCCTATTTTTCATACAGGCTTGGATTTTTCGTGGGGACAGGGATTCAGTCATTCAAAATTAAGCTATCAAGTTAAAAATATATTTTCGGATATTTCCAAAATAAAAAGTCTTTACACGGGAGAATCTTTGTTTCCGAATAAGCTTAGTTTTGAAAAAGGTAAAAACGGCAGTCTTGTTTTTACTTCTCCTAATTTAAAAAATTACGGAGAGCTTTATAAAAACCTTTTTGCTTCTAAAGAAAACTTTTTTGATATAGGGCAATCAGGTTTGGAGCTAAATTCAAAAAAAATAAGCTTTAATACGGCAAAAAAAATCATAGACGATTTTTATTCGTGCGGAGGGGTTGTTGATTTGAGCTATGAAGCATCTTGTTCTATAAATAAAAATAATGATAAAAAAAATTTTATAAGCTATGATTATGCAGATAAAGAAAAAACGATAAAAGATTTTTTAATTTCCGAAAAAGAAAAACTTCTTAGGCTTAAAGATATTTTTACCGGAAAAATAAATTCTTCTGATGCAGAAATTAAAACTCTTCTTTTGTCTATGCCTTATCTATATCTTCATTTCCCGGATTATAATTCCTTATCCGAAACCCTCTTGGATAAACATTTTTTATCCCGTGTAAGAATTGAGATAGAATATTTTTTAAAAATACATCTGACAAATGAAAATTTTATCAATTAA
- a CDS encoding peptidyl-prolyl cis-trans isomerase — MASSKKIAASIGGIIVFVLGVIAFVVAPMVTERSSQGFKVVGKWGNVRIDNSSSSPFIGQYQFLANYVERQKIEPEDAQMREFFWQQISYLAFRAAVVQVAMEDEVVNAGYRVPQFRVNKDLINYYLDENGVYSESKYQNTPEATRVTYRKEIEKYIKDNRYIEDLFGNGSGYGLKTSSKETDFIVDMAKKERSFKYVVFNLSLYPVSEIVKYGKEHSNLFTMYDFSLLSYLTEEEAKKMLVSIKNGEVSFEDAVILNATKTLTDDNGKITANYRTDINRYFPDNEHLKTVLALKPSELSSVVSLDNGMFAIVRCNAEPALPDFESEALISNIRNYMNRNEKGLLENYIVNMAGKFVESAKVSGFEKAAADFEGSSLSVETSNLFGINYGNASSLPTLPAQGFFNAVSKNESFFKKAFALKSGEISEPILAGSEVAVLTLEEEKEVDEYTLDRTKKDYQNQAGAWFPYYHIAAIMSMQGMNYPLPIAHKTFMDYIFTNSKFQDNFGNLFK; from the coding sequence ATGGCTAGTTCAAAAAAGATTGCTGCTTCCATAGGAGGCATTATTGTTTTCGTTTTGGGGGTAATTGCCTTCGTTGTAGCTCCTATGGTTACGGAAAGATCATCTCAAGGTTTTAAAGTTGTCGGTAAATGGGGAAATGTTCGTATAGATAATAGTTCTTCATCTCCTTTTATTGGTCAATATCAATTTTTGGCTAATTATGTTGAGCGGCAAAAAATCGAGCCGGAAGATGCCCAAATGAGAGAATTTTTCTGGCAGCAGATTTCATACTTGGCTTTTAGGGCTGCTGTTGTGCAGGTAGCTATGGAAGATGAGGTTGTAAATGCAGGATACCGCGTTCCTCAGTTCCGAGTTAATAAGGATTTAATAAACTATTATTTGGATGAAAACGGCGTTTATTCCGAAAGTAAATATCAGAACACTCCCGAAGCCACGAGGGTAACATATAGAAAGGAAATCGAAAAATATATTAAGGACAACCGTTATATAGAAGATTTATTTGGAAACGGAAGCGGATACGGCCTTAAAACCTCCTCCAAGGAAACGGATTTTATCGTCGATATGGCAAAGAAAGAAAGAAGCTTTAAATATGTTGTTTTTAATTTGAGCCTATATCCTGTTTCCGAAATCGTAAAATATGGGAAAGAGCACAGTAACCTTTTTACAATGTATGATTTCTCATTATTAAGTTATCTTACTGAAGAAGAAGCTAAGAAGATGCTTGTTTCCATTAAAAACGGTGAGGTAAGTTTTGAAGACGCTGTTATCTTAAACGCCACAAAGACTTTGACGGATGATAACGGAAAAATTACCGCAAATTACAGGACAGATATAAATAGATATTTTCCGGATAATGAACATCTTAAAACGGTTTTAGCCCTAAAACCATCTGAGTTAAGTTCTGTCGTTTCTTTGGATAACGGAATGTTTGCGATTGTTCGATGTAATGCTGAACCTGCTCTTCCGGATTTTGAAAGCGAAGCCCTTATTTCAAATATTCGAAATTATATGAACAGAAATGAAAAGGGCCTCCTTGAAAACTATATTGTTAATATGGCAGGTAAATTTGTAGAGTCTGCAAAAGTATCCGGTTTTGAAAAGGCTGCTGCAGATTTTGAGGGATCTTCTTTATCCGTTGAAACATCGAATCTTTTCGGTATCAATTATGGAAATGCAAGCTCCTTGCCCACTCTTCCGGCCCAAGGCTTTTTTAATGCTGTTTCAAAGAATGAATCTTTCTTTAAAAAAGCTTTTGCATTAAAGAGCGGAGAAATTTCCGAGCCCATCCTTGCCGGTTCCGAAGTTGCAGTATTAACTCTTGAAGAAGAAAAAGAAGTTGATGAGTACACTCTTGACCGCACTAAAAAGGATTATCAAAATCAAGCAGGTGCTTGGTTTCCCTATTATCACATAGCGGCTATTATGAGTATGCAAGGAATGAATTATCCTCTTCCGATTGCTCATAAAACATTTATGGACTATATTTTTACAAATTCCAAATTCCAAGATAATTTTGGGAATCTATTTAAATAA
- a CDS encoding DNA topoisomerase IV subunit B, translated as MAEKKAVYDESKIKTLSSLEHIRLRTGMYIGRLGDGSNPDDGIYILVKEVIDNSIDEFIMGNGSRIDIQQEENKITVRDFGRGIPLGKLVECVSVINTGAKYNDDVFQFSVGLNGVGTKAVNALSEHFRVVAVRDGKYAEAIFERGKLVSEKSGNTKPGIKNGTLVEFIPDTKIFGDYKFNLDFIEKRIWNYAYLNSGLTLSFNGKLFKSENGLLDLLESNVGTSTIYEVCRFKEKQLEFAFSHTNNYGETYYSFVNGQYTSDGGTHLSAFKEGLLKGINEYFRKNYKSEDVREGTCAAVSVKIQAPVFESQTKNKLGNTEVRSWIVNDTKSAVVEWLQKNADSAAKLESKIIANEKLRTELNTVKKEAKAAAKKIAIKIPKLKDCKFHLGDGKFGEDTMIFITEGDSATGAMVSSRDVLTQAIFSLRGKPENMYGKKRAQIYKNAELYNMMMALGIENDIEGLRYSKIVIATDADNDGFHIRNLLLTFFLSYFEELVTSGRVHILETPLFRVRTKKETNYCYSEKERDEAVSRLGASSEITRFKGLGEISPKEFGQFIGQDIKLLPVTVQTLKKVPSILEFYMGKNTPERRKFIMKNLLAEIDA; from the coding sequence ATGGCTGAAAAAAAAGCTGTTTATGATGAGTCCAAAATAAAAACCTTGAGCTCCCTTGAACATATCCGGTTAAGGACCGGTATGTACATAGGCCGTCTAGGCGACGGCTCAAATCCAGATGACGGAATCTATATCCTCGTAAAGGAAGTTATCGACAACTCGATAGACGAGTTTATAATGGGAAACGGTTCCCGCATAGATATTCAACAAGAAGAAAATAAGATAACGGTCCGCGACTTCGGACGGGGTATTCCTTTAGGAAAATTGGTAGAATGTGTTTCGGTTATAAACACCGGTGCAAAATATAACGATGATGTCTTTCAGTTTTCGGTCGGCTTAAACGGAGTCGGAACAAAGGCTGTAAATGCCCTTTCGGAACATTTTAGGGTTGTAGCCGTGCGGGACGGCAAATATGCTGAAGCTATCTTTGAAAGAGGAAAGCTCGTAAGCGAAAAAAGCGGAAACACAAAGCCCGGGATCAAAAACGGAACCCTTGTCGAATTCATTCCCGATACAAAAATTTTCGGGGACTATAAATTCAATTTGGACTTTATTGAAAAACGGATTTGGAACTATGCCTATTTAAACTCAGGCCTTACCTTGAGCTTTAACGGAAAACTTTTTAAATCCGAAAACGGCCTTTTGGACTTGCTTGAATCCAATGTAGGAACTTCAACAATTTATGAAGTCTGCCGATTCAAAGAAAAACAGCTTGAGTTTGCTTTTTCGCATACAAACAATTACGGCGAAACCTACTACTCCTTTGTAAACGGACAATACACTTCCGACGGCGGAACTCACCTTTCAGCCTTTAAGGAAGGCTTATTAAAAGGCATTAACGAGTATTTTAGAAAGAACTATAAGAGCGAAGATGTAAGAGAGGGAACCTGTGCTGCCGTTTCCGTAAAGATTCAAGCTCCCGTCTTCGAAAGCCAGACAAAGAATAAGCTCGGCAACACCGAGGTGCGCTCTTGGATAGTCAACGATACAAAGTCGGCAGTTGTAGAATGGCTGCAAAAAAATGCGGACTCTGCCGCAAAACTTGAAAGCAAGATAATTGCCAACGAAAAACTCCGAACCGAGCTTAACACGGTAAAAAAAGAAGCAAAGGCAGCAGCAAAAAAAATTGCCATAAAGATTCCTAAATTAAAGGACTGCAAATTCCATTTAGGAGACGGAAAATTCGGTGAAGACACCATGATCTTTATTACCGAAGGAGACTCGGCTACAGGGGCAATGGTTTCAAGCAGGGATGTTTTAACGCAGGCAATTTTTTCTCTACGAGGAAAACCTGAAAACATGTACGGCAAAAAACGGGCTCAGATATACAAAAACGCCGAGCTTTATAATATGATGATGGCCCTAGGCATCGAAAACGATATTGAGGGCTTGCGCTACTCTAAAATCGTAATCGCAACAGATGCGGATAACGACGGCTTTCATATCCGTAACCTGCTTTTAACCTTCTTTTTAAGCTATTTTGAAGAGCTGGTTACCTCAGGACGGGTTCATATCTTGGAAACGCCCCTATTCAGGGTACGCACCAAAAAAGAGACAAACTATTGCTATTCCGAAAAAGAAAGAGATGAGGCCGTAAGCCGCCTTGGGGCTTCTTCCGAAATTACCCGCTTTAAGGGCTTGGGAGAAATAAGCCCAAAGGAATTCGGGCAATTTATCGGGCAGGATATAAAACTCCTCCCCGTAACGGTTCAAACCCTAAAAAAAGTTCCTTCAATTTTGGAATTCTACATGGGCAAGAACACCCCCGAACGCCGCAAATTTATCATGAAAAATCTTTTGGCCGAGATAGACGCTTAA
- a CDS encoding AbrB/MazE/SpoVT family DNA-binding domain-containing protein, with protein sequence MIVSLVPVGNSRGIRLPKLVLDKVSSADKFEVEVSEKGILLKPIKYEPRKGWEEAFRKMHQNNEDLAEDIPEPKDFQWEW encoded by the coding sequence ATGATTGTATCGCTTGTACCTGTAGGAAATTCACGCGGAATAAGATTACCGAAACTCGTGCTTGATAAGGTTTCAAGTGCAGATAAGTTTGAAGTGGAGGTTTCGGAAAAAGGAATTTTATTAAAACCTATAAAATACGAACCTCGAAAAGGATGGGAAGAAGCCTTTCGTAAGATGCACCAAAATAATGAAGACTTAGCGGAAGATATCCCTGAGCCAAAGGATTTTCAATGGGAATGGTAA
- a CDS encoding type II toxin-antitoxin system PemK/MazF family toxin, with the protein MGMVIKQYEVYLINLAPTIGHEIQKTRPCLVISPDVMNNNISTVIIAPMTTKSHAYPTRVSIKFEGKKGWIVLDQIRTVDRVRLVKHLGKIKPAEVLAVKKIIKEMLVD; encoded by the coding sequence ATGGGAATGGTAATTAAGCAATACGAGGTCTATCTTATAAACTTAGCTCCAACAATAGGCCATGAAATACAAAAAACAAGGCCTTGCTTGGTAATATCTCCCGATGTTATGAATAACAATATTTCCACCGTTATTATTGCCCCTATGACTACAAAGTCTCATGCTTACCCGACAAGAGTCAGTATAAAATTTGAAGGCAAAAAGGGGTGGATAGTATTGGATCAAATCAGAACCGTAGACAGGGTAAGATTGGTAAAACATTTGGGAAAGATAAAACCGGCAGAAGTCCTTGCCGTAAAAAAAATCATTAAAGAAATGCTTGTCGATTAA
- a CDS encoding tRNA threonylcarbamoyladenosine dehydratase has translation MSFLSRFEPLLGSENLKKIEDARIAVFGLGGVGSYTAEALARSGVAQNGTGQLILIDGDTIEESNINRQLYALYSTIGKAKTEIARERIADINPACKIKAVNSFILPGNFYKILGEDFFKGVDFIVDAVDTIALKLFLAAEAEKNDVSLISAMGCGNRLNADFEFADIYKTSVCPLCKVMRTELKKRNVKHLKVLYSKTECTVKQKPPASAAWVPSIAGLLIAGEVVKSLYQTASFKETL, from the coding sequence ATGAGTTTTTTATCGAGGTTTGAGCCTCTTTTAGGTTCTGAAAATTTAAAGAAAATTGAAGACGCACGGATTGCTGTTTTCGGTTTGGGAGGTGTGGGAAGCTATACTGCCGAGGCTCTTGCTCGAAGCGGGGTTGCCCAAAACGGGACAGGGCAGCTTATTTTGATTGACGGCGATACGATAGAAGAAAGCAATATCAACCGCCAGCTTTATGCTCTTTATTCTACCATCGGAAAAGCTAAGACCGAAATTGCAAGGGAGCGTATTGCCGATATAAATCCGGCATGTAAAATAAAAGCTGTAAATTCCTTTATCCTGCCCGGTAATTTTTATAAAATTTTAGGCGAAGATTTTTTTAAAGGGGTAGATTTTATAGTTGATGCCGTCGATACAATAGCCCTAAAACTTTTTCTTGCAGCCGAGGCCGAAAAAAATGATGTCTCCCTTATCTCGGCGATGGGCTGCGGAAACCGCCTAAATGCCGATTTTGAATTTGCAGATATTTACAAAACAAGTGTCTGCCCTCTTTGTAAGGTAATGCGTACCGAGCTTAAAAAAAGGAATGTTAAGCACTTGAAGGTACTTTATTCTAAAACCGAATGTACCGTAAAACAAAAACCTCCGGCCTCGGCTGCATGGGTACCCTCAATCGCCGGCCTTTTAATCGCCGGGGAGGTTGTTAAAAGCCTGTATCAGACGGCTTCTTTTAAAGAAACATTGTAA